The following proteins are encoded in a genomic region of Glycine max cultivar Williams 82 chromosome 18, Glycine_max_v4.0, whole genome shotgun sequence:
- the LOC100782384 gene encoding O-acyltransferase WSD1, which produces MEYLKEEQEEPVSPMGQYFNSSVLCIYIIGVLEFEVPIHDLQTFALIKDVFLPINPRFSSVMVQDKDGEKRWKQVDVNLKEHVHFPKFPKGKTVESYDKFFHDYLSSMAMEQLPQSKPLWSIHIINYPTNDASSSIIFKLHHALGDGYSLVGALLSCLQRADDPSLPLSFPSLRPSKPQSSTENFWRRFSWMCSSAFNTVSDFGWSVLKSSIISDDETPIRSGDEGTEFRPICISSMDFSIDHIKDIKSRLGVTINDVITGIVFYGTRLYMQDMDSKSKTADSTALVLLNTRNIEGYQSINEMLNNKAKGPWGNKISFLHVPIPKLNQNKMSNPLDFIWDSHNIIKRKKQSLAVALTGILLDTESKFRGQEAVAKHLRGTVTKSSAVISSLVGPMQQMSLANHPVKGLYFTLAGGPESLAISIMSYVGVLRVTLKTEKDFIDEEKLKSCIQSAFQMILEAATAHS; this is translated from the exons ATGGAATACCTAAAAGAGGAGCAAGAAGAACCAGTTAGTCCTATGGGACAATACTTCAACAGTTCTGTGCTATGCATATACATCATTGGAGTTTTGGAATTTGAAGTTCCCATACATGACTTGCAAACCTTCGCTCTtattaaagatgtttttcttCCCATCAATCCACGCTTCTCCTCCGTCatg GTCCAAGATAAAGATGGAGAGAAACGATGGAAGCAAGTTGATGTGAATTTGAAAGAGCATGTCCACTTTCCCAAATTCCCCAAAGGCAAAACAGTGGAATCCTACGACAAGTTTTTCCATGATTATTTATCAAGCATGGCAATGGAGCAATTACCACAAAGCAAACCTCTATGGTCCATTCACATAATCAATTACCCCACAAATGATGCATCTAGCAGCATAATATTTAAGCTTCACCATGCACTTGGAGATGGTTATTCTCTCGTTGGTGCACTTCTTTCTTGTCTACAAAGAGCTGATGACCCCTCTCTACCCTTGTCATTTCCTTCTCTAAGACCATCAAAGCCACAATCATCAACCGAAAACTTTTGGAGAAGGTTTTCTTGGATGTGTTCCTCTGCCTTCAACACTGTCTCAGATTTTGGATGGAGTGTATTGAAGAGTAGCATCATTAGTGATGATGAAACACCAATAAGGTCAGGAGATGAAGGAACCGAGTTTCGCCCAATTTGCATATCAAGTATGGACTTCTCCATTGACCATATCAAGGACATCAAATCCAGGCTCGGAGTG ACAATAAACGATGTGATCACTGGAATCGTGTTCTATGGGACTAGGTTATATATGCAAGACATGGACTCCAAGTCAAAAACGGCAGACTCCACTGCTTTGGTTTTATTGAATACGAGAAACATCGAAGGTTACCAATCAATAAATGAAATGCTGAATAATAAAGCCAAGGGTCCATGGGGGAATAAAATCTCCTTCTTGCATGTACCAAttccaaaattaaatcaaaacaaaatgtcAAACCCGTTAGATTTTATCTGGGACTCGCATAATATAATCAAGAGAAAGAAACAATCTTTAGCTGTTGCCCTCACTGGGATTCTTTTGGACACGGAGAGCAAATTCAGAGGACAAGAG GCAGTAGCTAAACACCTTCGAGGGACAGTAACGAAATCAAGTGCAGTGATTTCAAGCTTGGTTGGACCGATGCAACAAATGTCTTTAGCTAATCATCCAGTGAAAGGCTTATATTTCACATTGGCTGGTGGACCAGAG AGTCTTGCCATTTCAATTATGAGCTATGTGGGAGTGCTTAGAGTTACCCTAAAGACGGAAAAGGACTTTATAGATGAAGAGAAATTGAAGTCATGCATTCAAAGTGCATTTCAGATGATACTAGAAGCAGCTACAGCACATTCTTGA
- the LOC100782933 gene encoding malonyl-CoA:anthocyanidin 5-O-glucoside-6''-O-malonyltransferase, whose amino-acid sequence MAVENIKVHEESNVAPPPSSTQSLSLPFTLYDTLFLRFPSIDWIFFYSLNAQQSEPSFFYANVIPKLKASLSHTLLHYPPLAGNILWPSDSTIPIISYTPGDAVSVVVAESNAEFNHFIDYSVPHEATESRFLVPHLESSDSRASALALQITLFPNKGFSIGISIHHAAVDGRSSTMFIKAWASLCQQIIMNYETTSQSVVVPSLVPELEPSFDRTLIKDPGNWNRFLLAKWCPNIANGNSDGDDNGKRTVKILPSPPRLKEAFSATSVIKPTIEEAVRATFVLTREDLEKIKKRVFSKWDQVKDPEPEPESESESKSTVNSSSKPPTLSSFVLACAYSVVCIAKAVHGVEKEKQKFGFWFPVDYRARLEPPIPDTYFGNCVWSHLVDAEPLDFIKEEGLVLVAKSINRKVKTLHKEEVFGKSSSRFMALAKEGAEMLGVSMSNKFMVYETDFGWGKPAKVDIINLDRASNLTMGLLDSKDGDGGVEVGLVMHQKVMDLFGTIFHGGLKDE is encoded by the coding sequence ATGGCAGTGGAAAATATCAAAGTCCACGAAGAGTCCAACGTTGCCCCTCCACCATCATCAACACAATCACTATCCCTCCCTTTCACTTTGTATGACACTTTGTTCCTCAGGTTCCCTTCCATTGACTGGATCTTCTTCTATTCCCTCAATGCTCAACAATCAGAACCTTCTTTCTTCTATGCCAATGTGATTCCAAAGCTCAAagcctctctctctcacaccctCCTACACTACCCTCCTCTCGCTGGCAACATTCTTTGGCCTTCTGATTCCACAATTCCAATCATCAGTTACACCCCTGGTGATGCCGTTTCCGTCGTTGTTGCTGAGTCCAATGCTGAATTCAACCACTTCATAGATTACTCAGTGCCCCATGAAGCAACAGAGTCTCGTTTTTTAGTACCCCACTTGGAATCCTCGGATTCTCGTGCTTCTGCCCTAGCTCTTCAGATCACTCTTTTCCCCAACAAAGGCTTCAGCATTGGCATCAGCATCCACCATGCTGCTGTTGATGGAAGATCTTCCACCATGTTCATCAAGGCTTGGGCTTCTCTGTGCCAACAAATTATTATGAACTATGAAACAACATCACAAAGTGTGGTGGTGCCATCTTTGGTGCCGGAGTTGGAGCCTTCCTTTGACAGAACACTCATCAAAGACCCGGGAAATTGGAACCGCTTCTTGTTAGCAAAATGGTGCCCTAATATTGCTAATGGAAACAGTGATGGTGATGATAATGGGAAGCGAACCGTGAAGATTCTACCTTCCCCACCAAGACTCAAGGAAGCGTTTTCAGCCACGTCAGTGATTAAACCAACAATTGAGGAAGCAGTTAGAGCCACGTTTGTTCTCACACGAGAGGATTTGGAGAAGATAAAGAAAAGGGTCTTCTCCAAGTGGGACCAAGTGAAAGACCCAGAACCAGAACcagaatcagaatcagaatcaaAATCAACGGTTAATTCTTCTTCAAAGCCACCAACTTTATCATCCTTTGTTCTTGCATGTGCATATTCTGTTGTGTGTATTGCAAAAGCGGTTCACGGGGTTGAAAAGGAGAAGCAAAAGTTTGGTTTCTGGTTCCCGGTGGATTATAGGGCTAGGTTAGAGCCTCCAATCCCTGATACCTATTTTGGAAACTGTGTGTGGAGCCACTTGGTGGATGCAGAACCCTTGGACTTCATAAAGGAAGAAGGGCTCGTCCTTGTTGCAAAAAGCATTAACAGAAAAGTGAAGACCTTACACAAGGAAGAAGTTTTCGGTAAATCGTCTTCTCGGTTCATGGCTTTGGCTAAAGAAGGAGCTGAAATGTTGGGAGTGTCGATGTCTAACAAATTTATGGTTTATGAGACTGATTTTGGTTGGGGGAAGCCTGCTAAGGTGGACATTATAAATTTGGATAGGGCTTCGAATTTGACCATGGGGTTGTTGGACAGCAAGGATGGGGATGGAGGTGTTGAAGTGGGGCTCGTTATGCATCAGAAGGTGATGGATCTCTTTGGTACTATTTTTCATGGAGGACTGAAAGATGAGTGA